A window from Actinomycetes bacterium encodes these proteins:
- a CDS encoding response regulator, whose translation MSSDHGPDISTADPPMDLERYCRTLQKLLLSASHTVTVFDAEGKVSSSTATGQAVLGYPSEWWVGRSMADLAHPDDLELGTRMLADVLGHPGEEFQAEVRVRHADGHYEWVALSAVNQLDDPDLLGIVVTTRNVSQHKHAEEELVSARESALQLAEAKSDYAAIVSHEIRAPLHSILGFAELLENQLDDPDQTEAASWSARIRGEAERLARMIDDLLDLARLDAGRASIRSEPFQLREVIGEVMEVARMRAEQRGLRLDASIDPWVSDWRSGDRDRLYEVLLNLVTNAIKFTSEGRVDIEVAPGAATRSTEWVRFSVTDTGPGIPPDEVTGIFEPFRQAASIDATRGSGLGLPISARLVEAMGGNRLDVSTLEGHGSTFHFELPLPLTREPGDAPAQRDASGPVGLNVLVVDDNATNRLLVEAQLMRLGCRCVLAEGGAEAIERVGSDTIDVVLMDCNMPDMDGFETARMIRMGERGTGRRLPILALTASALSSTREACERAGMDGFLAKPVVLSALAEGLHTAVPDSHHHRDTAAEPVRSGTAEASGPQDPTIDPERFTRLVDELGADSVSRVAATYMSEAPGRLAEIRRAAVQGDAEATRRSVHALRSPSAMLGASALAEALREVEHATDPVAASTTVELEGLMSATTTHLRNHIRQAIQDPEEVP comes from the coding sequence ATGAGCAGCGACCACGGCCCGGACATTTCGACGGCCGATCCACCCATGGACTTGGAGCGCTACTGCCGCACGCTGCAGAAGCTGCTGCTGAGCGCCTCCCACACGGTCACGGTGTTCGACGCGGAAGGCAAGGTCTCGAGCTCCACCGCCACCGGGCAGGCCGTGCTGGGATACCCCTCGGAGTGGTGGGTCGGGCGGAGCATGGCGGACCTCGCCCACCCCGACGACTTGGAACTCGGCACCAGGATGCTGGCCGACGTGCTCGGGCATCCCGGCGAGGAGTTCCAGGCCGAGGTGCGGGTGCGGCACGCAGATGGGCACTACGAGTGGGTAGCGCTGAGCGCGGTGAACCAGCTCGATGATCCAGACCTGCTCGGCATAGTTGTGACCACCCGCAACGTCTCACAGCACAAGCACGCGGAGGAAGAACTGGTGTCGGCGCGGGAATCGGCGCTCCAGCTGGCAGAGGCGAAGTCCGACTACGCGGCGATCGTCAGTCACGAAATCCGCGCTCCGCTGCATTCGATCCTCGGATTCGCAGAACTGTTGGAGAACCAGCTCGACGATCCCGACCAGACCGAAGCAGCGAGCTGGTCGGCCCGTATCCGCGGAGAGGCCGAAAGGCTCGCCCGCATGATCGACGACCTGCTCGACCTCGCGCGCCTCGACGCAGGCCGGGCTTCCATCAGGTCTGAGCCATTCCAGCTGCGCGAGGTGATCGGCGAAGTCATGGAAGTCGCTCGCATGAGGGCCGAGCAGCGCGGACTCCGCCTGGACGCCTCCATCGACCCATGGGTCTCGGACTGGCGCAGCGGTGACCGGGACAGGCTCTACGAAGTCCTGCTCAACCTGGTCACCAACGCGATCAAGTTCACGAGCGAAGGCCGGGTGGACATCGAGGTTGCCCCGGGCGCCGCCACACGTTCCACCGAGTGGGTGCGATTCTCCGTCACCGATACCGGCCCCGGCATACCCCCCGACGAGGTCACCGGCATCTTCGAGCCGTTCAGACAGGCGGCGAGCATCGACGCCACCCGCGGGAGCGGTCTCGGCCTGCCCATCTCGGCGAGATTGGTCGAGGCGATGGGAGGCAACCGGCTGGACGTGAGCACCCTCGAGGGTCATGGATCTACGTTCCATTTCGAACTGCCGCTGCCCCTCACCAGGGAGCCCGGTGATGCGCCGGCTCAGCGAGACGCCAGCGGACCGGTCGGACTGAACGTGCTCGTCGTCGACGACAACGCCACCAACCGGCTGCTGGTCGAAGCGCAGCTGATGAGGCTGGGCTGCCGGTGCGTACTGGCCGAAGGAGGGGCTGAAGCCATCGAACGTGTGGGATCTGACACCATCGATGTCGTGCTGATGGACTGCAACATGCCGGACATGGACGGGTTCGAGACCGCACGGATGATCCGCATGGGGGAACGGGGCACCGGTCGCAGGCTGCCGATCCTGGCGCTGACCGCATCCGCGCTCAGCTCCACACGGGAGGCGTGTGAACGGGCCGGCATGGACGGATTCCTAGCCAAGCCGGTGGTGCTGTCGGCCCTGGCCGAAGGCCTCCACACCGCAGTGCCCGACTCTCATCACCACCGAGACACGGCCGCCGAACCCGTCCGGTCCGGGACCGCTGAGGCGTCCGGCCCACAGGACCCGACAATCGACCCCGAGAGGTTCACGCGATTGGTCGACGAGCTGGGAGCGGACTCCGTTTCCAGGGTCGCCGCCACCTACATGTCCGAGGCGCCGGGCCGGCTGGCGGAGATCCGCCGGGCCGCAGTCCAAGGGGATGCTGAGGCGACGCGCCGCAGTGTCCACGCCCTTCGGTCGCCGAGCGCGATGCTCGGCGCATCGGCCCTCGCTGAGGCCCTGCGAGAAGTCGAGCACGCAACCGATCCGGTGGCGGCCTCGACGACGGTCGAGCTGGAAGGCCTCATGTCGGCGACCACGACGCATCTCCGCAACCACATCCGACAAGCGATCCAGGACCCCGAGGAGGTCCCATGA
- a CDS encoding glucose sorbosone dehydrogenase, whose translation MSKSRRLRRSLALGAAAVVVAMSACGNPDDSPDADPDGPVGATVVVDGLAGPTQIAEGPDGRLLVAQLNGPEGEPNGQVLEVDLESGEQRVLLDGLDTPTGVLWLDDRLWVMERRSLASADWDGTGDAGPKEVLLQDLPFNGRSEGTLTALPDGRILYETSGSVRGGEVVDGSGTLWSFDPATGESEPFATGLKNAYAHATLPDGSLLVTEIGDNIADPPPDELQLFSPAEGGEPDRDPAPDGGWPGCPPPQRCPGVSGPVATFPAGATPTGVAVVDSRALVALFVTGSLVEVDLADWMEGDEPAASTQVLDGLDGPHTVLARDDGEVLVSEHRSGRVLSFEP comes from the coding sequence ATGTCGAAGTCGCGCCGCTTGCGCAGGTCACTTGCGCTGGGCGCCGCCGCTGTGGTGGTTGCCATGTCGGCTTGCGGAAACCCGGATGACTCCCCCGATGCCGACCCCGATGGCCCGGTCGGCGCGACGGTCGTGGTGGACGGGCTTGCGGGCCCGACCCAGATCGCAGAGGGCCCGGACGGCCGACTGCTCGTCGCCCAGCTGAACGGGCCGGAGGGCGAGCCGAACGGCCAGGTGCTGGAGGTCGACCTCGAGTCGGGTGAACAACGGGTGTTGCTGGACGGACTCGACACACCAACGGGCGTGCTGTGGCTCGACGACCGGCTGTGGGTGATGGAACGCCGCAGTCTGGCGAGCGCGGACTGGGACGGCACCGGCGACGCAGGCCCGAAGGAGGTGCTGCTGCAAGACCTTCCCTTCAACGGGCGAAGCGAGGGAACCCTCACCGCCCTCCCCGACGGCCGGATCCTCTACGAGACCTCGGGTTCGGTCCGCGGGGGCGAGGTGGTCGATGGCAGTGGGACGTTGTGGTCATTCGACCCGGCGACCGGCGAGTCGGAGCCGTTCGCCACAGGTCTCAAGAACGCCTACGCACACGCGACCCTGCCCGACGGGTCCCTCCTGGTCACCGAGATCGGCGACAACATCGCCGACCCTCCGCCCGATGAACTGCAACTGTTCAGCCCGGCCGAGGGCGGCGAACCGGACCGCGACCCGGCTCCCGACGGCGGGTGGCCCGGATGCCCGCCTCCCCAGCGGTGCCCCGGTGTGAGTGGCCCGGTGGCGACGTTCCCTGCTGGTGCGACACCGACCGGAGTCGCCGTGGTCGACAGCCGGGCCCTTGTGGCGCTGTTCGTCACCGGCTCACTGGTCGAGGTCGACCTGGCCGACTGGATGGAGGGCGACGAGCCGGCGGCCTCCACACAGGTGCTGGACGGCCTGGATGGACCGCACACCGTGCTTGCCCGCGACGACGGCGAGGTCCTGGTCAGCGAGCACCGCTCCGGCCGGGTGCTCTCCTTCGAACCCTGA
- a CDS encoding YdiU family protein translates to MALVRPGEGDAPEHPVAPWDDLQMTYAEDLPELVLWWQGDEVPRPELAVLNEDLAAELDMSVEALRSDDGVGILSGSRAIEGTGSAALAYAGHQFGQYSPRLGDGRALLLGELVGPDGRRLDLHLKGSGRTPFARGGDGKATIGPMLREYVIAEAMHALGVPTTRSLSVCTTGESIPRDRVEPGAVLARTAASHIRVGTFEYAVRVGGDELVRRLADYSIVRHHPLAAQEQEPYRAFLAAVVEAQAALISRWMLIGFVHGVMNTDNMTISGESIDYGPCAFVDRYDPDTVFSSIDHGGRYRFGNQPSVALWNLSRLAETLLGLLSDDEEEAVEVATAELRRFPELYELQWRTGLAAKIGFGSAPVDGPLLEDLLEVMKADGLDWTSTFRLLADELRQADEQLVSVSTGEPILDWKARWIEALEAEGRPLREAADAMDAVNPLYIPRNHLVHEALEAANEDDLAPFGELVERVTHPFTPVPGADRHAAPAPEEFASVFRTFCGT, encoded by the coding sequence ATGGCACTTGTACGGCCCGGCGAAGGCGATGCCCCCGAGCATCCGGTGGCGCCCTGGGACGACCTGCAGATGACCTATGCGGAGGATCTGCCGGAGCTCGTGCTCTGGTGGCAGGGCGACGAAGTTCCCAGGCCCGAGCTTGCCGTGCTCAACGAGGACCTTGCCGCCGAGCTCGACATGTCCGTCGAAGCCCTGCGCTCAGACGATGGGGTCGGAATCCTGTCGGGTTCCAGGGCCATCGAGGGAACCGGGAGCGCAGCCCTCGCCTACGCAGGTCACCAGTTCGGCCAGTACTCACCCAGGCTGGGCGACGGACGCGCGCTCCTGCTCGGAGAGCTCGTCGGTCCCGACGGCCGACGGCTCGACCTGCACCTGAAGGGATCCGGTCGCACACCGTTCGCCAGGGGAGGGGACGGCAAGGCGACCATCGGCCCGATGCTGCGTGAATACGTGATCGCAGAGGCGATGCACGCCCTCGGCGTGCCCACCACCCGGAGCCTCTCGGTGTGCACCACCGGCGAATCGATCCCACGCGACCGCGTCGAGCCAGGGGCTGTGCTCGCCCGCACCGCGGCCAGCCACATACGGGTCGGCACCTTCGAGTACGCCGTGCGTGTCGGCGGCGACGAACTGGTGCGCAGGCTCGCCGACTACTCGATCGTGCGGCACCATCCCCTCGCCGCACAGGAACAGGAGCCGTACCGCGCCTTCCTTGCGGCGGTGGTCGAGGCTCAGGCCGCGCTGATCTCACGGTGGATGCTCATCGGGTTCGTGCACGGCGTCATGAACACCGACAACATGACGATCTCCGGTGAGAGCATCGACTACGGCCCGTGTGCGTTCGTGGACCGGTACGACCCCGACACCGTGTTCAGCTCCATCGACCACGGTGGCCGCTACCGCTTCGGCAACCAACCATCGGTCGCGCTGTGGAATCTGAGCCGGCTGGCGGAGACCCTGCTCGGCCTGCTCTCCGATGATGAGGAGGAGGCCGTCGAGGTTGCCACCGCGGAGCTGCGGCGGTTCCCGGAGTTGTACGAGTTGCAGTGGCGGACGGGCCTGGCCGCCAAGATCGGCTTCGGGTCGGCACCCGTTGACGGGCCCCTTCTGGAGGACCTGCTCGAGGTCATGAAGGCAGATGGCCTCGACTGGACCTCGACGTTCAGGCTGCTGGCCGACGAGCTGCGCCAGGCCGACGAGCAGCTGGTGTCGGTCAGCACCGGCGAGCCGATACTCGACTGGAAGGCCCGGTGGATCGAGGCGTTGGAGGCCGAGGGTCGACCGCTGCGTGAGGCGGCTGACGCGATGGATGCGGTGAACCCGCTGTACATCCCGCGCAACCACCTGGTCCACGAGGCGCTCGAGGCGGCAAACGAGGATGACCTGGCACCGTTCGGCGAACTGGTCGAGCGGGTGACCCACCCGTTCACGCCGGTGCCTGGCGCGGATCGCCATGCAGCCCCGGCACCCGAGGAGTTTGCGTCGGTGTTCCGCACCTTCTGCGGGACTTAG
- a CDS encoding LLM class F420-dependent oxidoreductase codes for MALRVGVQLHPQATTVEDLRSAWSAADEMGADSIWLWDHFYPLYGDPEAEHFEAWTLMAAMAVDTTNARLGTLVTGNSYRNPELLVDMARTADHISGGRLYLGVGSGWFERDYEEYGYDFGTAIGRLRQLGDDLPRMRNRLAKLNPPPMGELPLLIGGSGEKVTLRLVAEYANAWNTFGPPDHFAAKNAILDEWCSRTGRDPAEIERTVAVNADDVDDVGRYVEAGAGHVIVMIGPKFDLDPLATLIGQRSEFA; via the coding sequence ATGGCACTTCGAGTCGGCGTACAGCTGCACCCACAGGCGACAACTGTCGAGGACCTGCGATCCGCGTGGAGCGCGGCGGACGAGATGGGCGCCGACTCCATCTGGTTGTGGGACCACTTCTACCCGCTCTACGGCGATCCCGAGGCCGAGCATTTCGAGGCCTGGACGCTGATGGCGGCCATGGCAGTGGATACGACCAATGCCCGCCTGGGGACTCTCGTGACCGGGAACAGCTACCGGAATCCGGAGCTGCTCGTCGACATGGCCCGCACCGCTGACCACATCTCGGGCGGCCGGCTCTACTTGGGTGTTGGCTCGGGCTGGTTCGAGCGGGACTACGAGGAGTACGGGTATGACTTCGGCACCGCCATCGGGCGCCTACGCCAGCTGGGGGACGACCTGCCCCGCATGAGGAACCGGCTGGCCAAGCTGAACCCGCCGCCCATGGGCGAGCTCCCCCTGCTGATCGGCGGGTCGGGGGAGAAGGTCACCCTGCGCCTGGTCGCCGAGTACGCGAACGCCTGGAACACCTTCGGTCCACCGGATCACTTCGCGGCGAAGAACGCGATCCTCGATGAGTGGTGCTCGCGGACCGGCCGGGACCCGGCCGAGATCGAGCGAACGGTGGCGGTGAATGCCGACGACGTGGACGACGTGGGTCGTTACGTTGAGGCGGGGGCCGGCCACGTCATCGTGATGATCGGCCCGAAGTTCGACCTGGACCCGCTCGCCACGCTGATCGGTCAACGCAGCGAGTTCGCCTAG
- a CDS encoding pyridoxamine 5'-phosphate oxidase family protein, with protein MAYEPAPELISGPWDADEVSQFLSNAAIPIRLATRGREHPLVQSVWFSFDGSTIWCATQADSLLARRLRNDNACGFEVAADSPPYCGVRGHGVAEFHPEKAADLLNHLIDRYLGEDNSSLADWLQSRLDNEVAIGITDLRVSSWDYTQRM; from the coding sequence ATGGCCTACGAACCGGCACCCGAGTTGATCTCCGGTCCGTGGGACGCCGACGAGGTGTCGCAGTTCCTCAGCAATGCGGCCATACCGATCCGCCTTGCGACGCGGGGGCGGGAGCACCCGCTGGTTCAGTCCGTGTGGTTCAGCTTCGACGGCTCCACGATCTGGTGTGCCACCCAGGCCGACTCGCTGCTGGCCCGACGACTGCGCAACGACAACGCCTGCGGGTTCGAGGTCGCCGCCGACTCACCTCCATACTGCGGGGTGCGAGGGCACGGTGTGGCCGAGTTCCACCCGGAGAAGGCAGCCGATCTGCTCAACCACCTGATCGACCGCTACCTCGGCGAGGACAACTCTTCACTCGCCGACTGGCTGCAGTCCAGGCTCGACAACGAGGTGGCCATCGGCATCACCGACCTCAGGGTCTCGAGCTGGGACTACACCCAGCGCATGTAG
- a CDS encoding DUF2236 domain-containing protein: MLSFIRQRAIGSTTDLFSHGPQPLEQTLQHRGDPGLIGPGSVSWRVIGDVTAFVGGIRALLVQTALPEVVAGVDQHSRYRKDPLGRLSRTAHYVTSTTFGSQPEVEEAVAMVRGAHRGVTGTSERSRTYSAGDPALAAWVHNALTESFLSAYRDFGPQPLSDEDADRFVEEQSRIGSLLGARPLPRTAADLERWVDDHPGIEHSDAQARALRFLRRPPLPIAVKLPYAVLFNAAASTVSPNVRSTLGIHVPPSSEHVGRVAVGGLRWALGSSPSWHISLVRCGEPIPPGLFKQPLPDSARPVLAAEDGRAASGRGGE, translated from the coding sequence ATGCTCAGCTTCATCCGACAGCGGGCCATCGGCTCAACAACGGACCTGTTCAGCCACGGGCCGCAACCCCTCGAACAGACCCTCCAGCACCGGGGCGACCCGGGTCTGATAGGTCCCGGGTCGGTCTCCTGGAGGGTGATAGGCGACGTGACCGCATTCGTGGGCGGCATCCGCGCTCTGCTGGTGCAGACGGCGCTCCCCGAGGTGGTCGCCGGGGTCGACCAGCACTCGCGCTACCGCAAGGATCCACTCGGGCGTCTCTCCCGAACCGCCCACTACGTCACCTCGACCACCTTCGGGTCACAGCCGGAGGTGGAGGAGGCAGTCGCGATGGTGCGTGGTGCACACCGCGGCGTGACGGGCACCTCGGAGCGCTCCCGCACGTACAGCGCAGGTGACCCGGCCCTGGCAGCGTGGGTCCACAACGCGCTCACCGAGTCGTTCCTGTCGGCATACCGCGACTTCGGGCCCCAGCCACTGTCGGACGAGGACGCCGACCGGTTCGTGGAGGAACAGTCTCGCATCGGATCCCTGCTCGGAGCCCGCCCCCTGCCGAGGACCGCAGCGGACCTCGAGCGCTGGGTCGACGACCACCCCGGCATCGAGCACTCGGACGCGCAGGCAAGGGCGCTGCGCTTCCTGCGGCGACCACCCCTGCCGATCGCCGTGAAGCTGCCCTACGCGGTGCTGTTCAACGCCGCTGCCTCGACGGTGTCGCCGAACGTCCGCAGCACCCTTGGGATACACGTGCCGCCATCGAGCGAGCACGTCGGTCGCGTCGCCGTGGGCGGGCTGCGCTGGGCGCTCGGTTCATCGCCCTCCTGGCACATCTCCCTTGTGCGGTGCGGGGAGCCCATACCTCCCGGCCTGTTCAAGCAGCCGCTGCCGGACTCGGCGCGACCGGTCCTCGCCGCTGAGGATGGCCGCGCCGCCTCCGGTCGAGGGGGAGAATGA
- a CDS encoding saccharopine dehydrogenase, with amino-acid sequence MTDEDRQFDVVVFGATSFVGQITCRHLVERHGADGPLRWAIAGRSAPKLDEVARSTGADVERIVADASDEGALAEMAGSARVVISTVGPYDLYGSPLVAAVSAAGTDYCDLTGETHWIRRMIDTHQGDAEASGARVVHSCGFDSIPSDLGVWFTQQQAEQHLGEPCERISMRVHGAKGGASGGTIASMVNIVEEAAKDPGLRRLLADPYALNPPDLRTGPRQPDTTRPTRDPDTGEWLAPFVMAAVNTRVVQRTHALLGRPWGPDFLYDEAMDMGTGPLGAAKATGLMAGLGAGMGALAFGPTRNLAKRVLPKPGDGPDPEAQMAGFFDLRFSGLTASGQRVRTRVTGDRDPGYGATARMLGETAVALLDLPREERGGGFWTPASALGDRLVERLEAHAGMRFEWHD; translated from the coding sequence GTGACTGACGAAGACAGGCAATTCGACGTGGTGGTGTTCGGGGCCACGAGCTTCGTGGGGCAGATCACCTGTCGCCACCTGGTGGAGCGGCACGGTGCTGATGGCCCCCTGCGATGGGCGATCGCCGGCCGGTCCGCGCCCAAGCTCGACGAGGTGGCGCGCTCGACGGGGGCAGACGTCGAGCGGATCGTGGCTGACGCCTCCGACGAAGGGGCCCTCGCGGAAATGGCGGGTTCCGCCCGTGTCGTGATCTCGACGGTGGGCCCCTACGACCTCTACGGCTCTCCCCTCGTCGCCGCAGTCAGCGCCGCAGGCACTGACTACTGCGACCTCACCGGTGAGACCCACTGGATCCGGCGCATGATCGACACCCACCAGGGGGACGCGGAGGCCTCGGGCGCCCGCGTCGTGCATTCATGCGGGTTCGACTCCATCCCGTCCGACCTGGGCGTCTGGTTCACCCAGCAACAGGCCGAGCAGCACCTGGGCGAGCCGTGCGAACGGATCTCGATGCGCGTACACGGCGCGAAGGGTGGGGCCAGTGGCGGCACCATCGCCTCGATGGTCAACATCGTGGAGGAGGCGGCCAAGGATCCGGGCCTGCGGCGGCTCCTTGCCGATCCCTACGCGCTCAACCCACCGGACCTGCGAACGGGACCCCGACAGCCGGACACGACCCGACCCACCCGGGATCCCGACACCGGCGAGTGGTTGGCGCCGTTCGTGATGGCCGCAGTCAACACCCGGGTGGTGCAGCGCACCCACGCACTGCTCGGTCGACCGTGGGGACCGGACTTCCTCTACGACGAGGCCATGGACATGGGCACCGGTCCCCTCGGAGCGGCCAAGGCCACCGGACTCATGGCCGGACTCGGAGCGGGCATGGGCGCCCTGGCATTCGGGCCCACCCGCAACCTCGCCAAGCGCGTGCTTCCCAAGCCTGGCGACGGTCCCGACCCCGAGGCACAGATGGCCGGGTTCTTCGACCTGCGCTTCTCGGGCCTCACGGCGTCCGGTCAGCGGGTCCGCACCCGTGTGACCGGCGACCGAGACCCCGGCTACGGGGCAACGGCGAGGATGCTCGGCGAGACGGCCGTCGCCCTGCTCGACCTGCCCCGGGAGGAGCGCGGCGGAGGGTTCTGGACCCCGGCCTCGGCGCTGGGCGACCGCCTCGTCGAGCGCTTGGAGGCCCACGCCGGAATGCGCTTCGAGTGGCACGACTGA
- a CDS encoding GlsB/YeaQ/YmgE family stress response membrane protein, with product MIGAIILGLLAGGLARLIVPGDNNVEGCLPTLLLGLAGALVGWFFFTKLIGIGDSDVFDLGGIIGAVIGAAVLLAAWGAITARAGGPKG from the coding sequence ATGATCGGCGCAATCATCCTGGGTCTGCTCGCTGGAGGCCTGGCCCGACTCATCGTGCCGGGCGACAACAATGTCGAGGGCTGCCTGCCCACCCTGCTTCTCGGGCTGGCCGGGGCGCTCGTGGGATGGTTCTTCTTCACGAAGCTGATCGGCATCGGCGACAGCGACGTGTTCGACCTAGGCGGAATCATCGGGGCGGTGATCGGCGCGGCGGTCCTGCTGGCCGCGTGGGGTGCGATCACCGCAAGAGCAGGCGGTCCGAAAGGCTGA
- a CDS encoding heme-binding protein, with product MALDSPDYQLERTIGSVEVRKYEPYLVASTRVSGSLQGAGNAGFGILARYIFGANDSGDGSSTKIAMTTPVIQVPDEESFTVRFMMPHDFTSESLPTPNDDRVTLEEVGAQRLAALPYRGSWSKGLHDRNLRELRRTLDREGLDTEGEPIWARYDPPWKPWFLRHNEVLLALKD from the coding sequence ATGGCCCTGGACAGCCCCGACTACCAACTCGAGCGAACCATCGGCAGCGTGGAGGTTCGAAAGTACGAGCCATACCTGGTGGCTTCCACCAGGGTGAGCGGATCGCTGCAGGGTGCCGGCAACGCCGGCTTCGGCATACTCGCCCGCTACATCTTCGGGGCCAACGACTCGGGCGACGGCAGCAGCACAAAGATCGCCATGACCACTCCGGTCATCCAGGTTCCGGATGAGGAGAGCTTCACCGTGCGTTTCATGATGCCGCACGACTTCACCTCCGAGTCGCTGCCCACGCCGAACGATGACCGCGTGACCCTCGAGGAGGTCGGGGCGCAGCGGCTGGCCGCGCTCCCTTACCGGGGCAGCTGGTCCAAGGGGCTGCACGACCGGAACCTGCGCGAACTCCGCAGAACGCTCGACCGCGAGGGGCTGGACACCGAGGGCGAGCCGATCTGGGCGCGCTACGACCCGCCCTGGAAGCCCTGGTTCCTCCGGCACAACGAGGTACTCCTCGCGCTGAAGGACTGA
- a CDS encoding DUF2071 domain-containing protein, producing MEHRSTPISRSAPESVQRPVMVQYWTDVVFIHWPLPPEEVQALLPDGVEVDTFDGNAWVGLVPFRMEGLGLPGLAPLPMVGSFPEVNVRTYVRSGPRRGVWFFSLDVDRLLPALVARAAYALPYCKGDTSHHRMAETVSSSVRRTWPGGRGGPAAMAELVVHTGDPIDVGPGLESFLTSRWGLVSASRGGRLRWAPVEHPKWPLFSGELAQLDETLLAAAGLDRPAQAPHVMWSPGVPVRVGRPVSLSRVAQRR from the coding sequence ATGGAACACCGGAGCACACCCATCTCGCGTTCAGCGCCGGAGAGCGTGCAGCGGCCGGTGATGGTGCAGTACTGGACCGACGTGGTCTTCATCCACTGGCCACTTCCCCCCGAAGAGGTCCAGGCGCTGCTGCCGGACGGGGTTGAGGTCGACACGTTCGACGGCAACGCGTGGGTCGGCCTGGTTCCATTCAGAATGGAGGGCCTTGGGCTGCCCGGCCTGGCGCCGCTACCGATGGTGGGGAGCTTTCCGGAGGTGAATGTGCGGACCTACGTGCGCAGCGGCCCCCGGAGGGGCGTCTGGTTCTTCTCACTCGACGTCGACCGGCTGCTGCCAGCGCTCGTGGCACGCGCCGCCTATGCCCTTCCTTACTGCAAGGGCGACACATCTCACCACAGGATGGCGGAAACCGTCTCCAGCTCGGTGCGCCGCACTTGGCCCGGTGGCCGAGGCGGTCCTGCCGCAATGGCGGAGCTCGTCGTTCACACGGGTGACCCGATTGACGTCGGCCCGGGCCTGGAGAGCTTCCTGACTTCCCGTTGGGGTTTGGTGTCAGCGAGTCGTGGCGGGCGGCTCCGCTGGGCGCCGGTGGAGCATCCGAAGTGGCCGCTGTTCTCCGGCGAGCTGGCGCAGCTCGACGAAACCCTGCTCGCGGCGGCCGGTCTGGACCGCCCGGCACAGGCGCCGCACGTCATGTGGTCACCGGGTGTTCCGGTGAGGGTCGGCCGCCCGGTGTCGCTCAGTCGAGTTGCGCAACGCCGCTGA
- a CDS encoding NAD(P)-binding protein codes for MGDRPSVAIVGAGITGLTSARTLRSCCDVVVLDKARGVGGRMATRRIGEATIDHGAQFLTTHTGRFTEMVGHWEAEGIATPWFSARVGTRGLEDQAPEVADGHIRYRGVRSMNDIAKHLAGGSDVRREQRVESVSIVDGAWRLRAASYETHVDAVILTAPVPQSLQMIEAGQVQLARSDREALDAIAYDPCLAALVPLSGPSGLPEPGAVDPASGPIDWMADNQTKGVSESPAVTIHASAEESRRLWRSPDEAVLSSLLGAAELDSPPIAGASQVQRWRYARPVVSHPDRCLVASGLPPLVLAGDAFGEPRVEGAVLSGLAAAAAIARLSGVAQLD; via the coding sequence ATGGGTGATCGGCCGAGTGTCGCAATAGTCGGCGCAGGAATCACAGGGCTGACCTCAGCGAGGACCTTGCGCAGCTGTTGTGACGTGGTCGTACTCGACAAGGCGCGTGGCGTGGGGGGTCGGATGGCCACGCGGAGGATCGGCGAAGCGACAATCGACCACGGCGCCCAGTTCCTGACCACCCACACCGGTCGGTTCACCGAGATGGTCGGGCACTGGGAGGCCGAGGGCATCGCCACCCCCTGGTTCTCCGCCAGGGTGGGAACCCGGGGATTGGAGGACCAAGCACCCGAAGTCGCAGACGGCCACATCCGCTATCGCGGTGTGCGCTCCATGAACGACATCGCAAAGCACCTCGCGGGGGGCAGCGACGTGCGCAGGGAGCAGCGGGTCGAGTCCGTGAGCATCGTGGACGGCGCGTGGCGACTGCGGGCGGCCAGCTACGAAACGCACGTGGACGCAGTCATCCTCACCGCACCTGTGCCGCAGTCCCTGCAAATGATCGAAGCGGGACAGGTGCAACTCGCCCGCAGCGACCGAGAGGCCCTGGACGCGATCGCCTACGACCCGTGCCTTGCTGCGCTCGTGCCGCTCAGCGGACCCTCGGGGCTGCCCGAGCCCGGTGCCGTCGACCCAGCCAGCGGGCCCATCGACTGGATGGCGGACAACCAAACCAAGGGTGTGTCCGAATCACCTGCGGTGACGATCCACGCAAGCGCCGAAGAGAGTCGGCGATTGTGGAGGTCACCCGACGAGGCCGTGCTCTCATCACTCCTGGGCGCCGCCGAGCTCGATTCCCCACCCATCGCCGGAGCTTCACAGGTGCAACGCTGGCGCTATGCGCGCCCCGTCGTGTCCCACCCCGACCGCTGCCTGGTGGCGTCAGGGCTTCCCCCGTTGGTGCTGGCCGGTGACGCATTCGGCGAGCCAAGGGTGGAGGGCGCAGTGCTTTCCGGTCTCGCAGCTGCCGCGGCAATCGCGAGGCTCAGCGGCGTTGCGCAACTCGACTGA